In Erythrobacter sp. KY5, the DNA window TCGAGCAATGCTGAAAGGCGCAAGGGCCGTTCATCACTGTCCTGAAGACGCAGAGCCTCCAGTTCTTCAGCGTTGAACACTTCAGTCAGGCCGGAGCCATCGGTGAGCCGGCCCAGTTCCCAGTCGTGAAAGACCATCGGCTGCTTATCGAGACTGCGCTGAATGTCGCATTCGATACCCATACCAGCCGCGATCGCCGCCCTTGCAGCGGCAAGCGAATTTTCCGGAACGCCCGGAGAATGCAGTCCGCGATGGGCGTACTCCCACCGGGTCAGCCAGCCGGGAGCTTGGCGGTCGCTCATTGGGTGATGGCGATAACAGCGTCCACTTCGACGGCAGCCCCTAGCGGCAGGACAGGTACGCCGACAGCCGCGCGAGCGTGCCGGCCTTTTTCGCCAAACACTTCGAACATCAGGTCCGATGCGCCATTGGCGACCTTAGGCTGGTCCGTGAAATCGCCCGTCGAATTGACGAATGCGCCCAGCTTCACGACCCGCTCGACCTTTTCGAGCAGGCCCGCTGCCTTGAGCTGCGCAAGGATCATCAATCCGCAGGCGCGCGCTGCGTCCATTCCGCCTTCGAGATCGACATCCTCGCCCAGCCGGCCGGTCACGACCTTGCCATCGACAAATGGGAGCTGGCCGGAAATGTGCACTAAGCCGCCCTGCTCAACCAGTGGAACGTAGCTGGCGACAGGCGCAGCGGCGGCGGGAAGTTCGATGCCGAGTTCGGCAAGACGTGTTTCGATAGACATGTTTTTCAGTTCTCCAATTGTGCCTTGAGCCAGGGAAGCGCATCGGACCAGACATCGATCCGGGCATCGGCGTGTCCGGCCTTGTGAGCGCAATCAATGCCATCGGCGATCATCGGCTCACCGCAGAAATGCAAGCGCCTTACATCCGGCGCCGTTTCTTTGACGGACAGATGATGCTGCGCCAGATCGTCGATGAACAGCGCTCGACCGGGCGCATATTCTTCGATGATTTTTTGCAGCGCCGGACCCTTTGGCCCCTGGTTGGTGTAGACCTTTGCGTGCAGCCCGTGAGCGGCCAGTTGCTCAGCGCGCATGTCGCGGCGGAAATCGACAAGGTTGGTGAGCACGACGACATCGGCGTGCTCGGTCAATTCGTTGAGCGCATCAATGGCGCCAGCGATTGGCAATTGCCGATCCATTTCGGTGTCGAAAAACCCGCCAAGCTTGCGCCAGACTTCGGATGGCTCAAGCAGCTTGCCGTTTTCCTGCCAGCGCAGGGCTTCGCCGAAATTGCCTCCGGAAAGGTCGAAGTCGACGCCCTGTGTCTCCTCAAGCCAATCCTTGAAGTGGGCGACCATGTGAAGAATGACTTCATCGCAATCGCTGATGACGAGCGGGCGGCTCATGCGGCAAGCTCCCTTCTGGCAGCGATCAGTTCTTCGGGCGTTACCGCCAACGCTTCGGCAGCGCGCACGAGATCGGGTTCATGATTGGCAAGAAAATCGAGCGCCGAGGACAGCACCTGATTATCGCCGAGACCTGCTCTCAACGAATCAGGATCGAGCCCGGTCAAGGCGAGGTACCGTTCGGCGCGGTCGGTGTCCTGCATCAGCCAGCCTATTGCCGCCAGCGCGAGCGTTGCGGAACGCTGCGCGCCTTGCGCTGGGCCGCGATCCATTTGCGTTTCGGAGGATAGAGGGATTGTGATGACCTTTGTGCAGGGTTACGCTGATCTTATGGATCAACCTATTGGGGCGCGGGTGTGACAAAGCGAGTTATGGTTGTCGAGGACAACGATCTCAACCGAAGATTGTTCTGCGACGTGCTGAAAGCGAACGGTTTCGAGGTCGAACCGGTAGCCGAGGGCGAAAAGGTGCTCGAAACGGCACGTAGTGTTCGGCCTGATCTGATCATCATGGACATCCAGCTTCCCGGTATTTCTGGCATCGACCTTATCGCACAAGCCAAACAGGACAGCGGCCTTTCGCAAATCCCGGTTCTCGCGGTCACCGCCTTTGCGGCCAAGGGTGATGAAGAACGCATCCGTGCCGCCGGCGCCGCCAGCTATCTTGCGAAACCGGTTTCGATAATGCCTTTCATGAATGCGGTGAAAGCGTTGCTCACAGCCGAAACTCACGAAGCGGTGAGTGATTCTCCAAAGTAGATCAGCATGGTCACCGCCAATCCGAACAGGAATATGCGGTATGCCCACGTCAGAAAACGGTACTTGCGGCGATATAGGATCTGCCCGTTCTGATGAATGTCCTTGAGCATCGTTCGAAACAGATCCTCGTCGCTTTCCAGCCGATCGAGAATTTCGTCCGACCATTCATCGGTCCCCATTGCAGCGAAATGGCCGAAAAAGAGCGGATTGAGCAGATTTGTATCCTTGGGTGGTTTGCTCAGCGAAGGGATAACCGCGAACACCGCGCTCAACGATGACAGAAAGGCGGTCACCGCGAGCGAAACCGTGGACCAGCTGATCTCGGTCCCGATCAACCGAGTCACGGCAAGCGAAAACACCACGAAGGTCGCACCGATGAGGATCGAAGCCTTCTGATCGGCCATTTGCGACAGCGTCAGCGTATTGATCTGCGAGGTGCGCAACAGGTGAATCGCGTGCGCTGAGAAATCGCGCTTTTCGCGCGCTGCATCTGAAGGCGCGGCCTTTACCGTACCTTTGTCAGTCCCTATGTCCGGCCCCACTTGTGCCATGCCCCACGCTTTCCCCCTTGCAGGGACAAGGTGTGCCACCGGCGCGAAAGCTTGACAAGCTTGGCCTCACCACGCTTTGCAAGGCCATCATTTACCTGCAATGCCTTGCGACAATTGCGAAAGAGCGAAATCCGATATGACCGAAGCCGAAGTTGATGAACGCATCCGCGCGCTGATCGAACCCTTCAACAAGAAGGGCGTGACGATCACCAGCGATACGACTTTTGCGAACGATCTGGAGTTCGACAGCCTCACCGTGATGGACTTCGTCGCCGAGATCGAGGACGAGTTCGACATCATCATCAGCATGAACCAGCAGGCCGAGATCGAGACTTACGGCCAGCTCGTCGCAGCCGTGCACAAGCTGCAAGACAGCTAAAAGAGATACCGCCATGACCGACAGCGCAACCCAGACCAGGACGCCGGGCGCAGACCTGTTCGCCAAGTTCGACCCGATCATCCAGACGCGCGAGACACTTCTCGCAAGCGGGGTTGAAGATCCATTCAACCTCGTGATGGAGAAGGTGCTCTCGCCCACTCGCGCAATCTGCAACGGGCGCGATACGATCCTGCTCGGTACCTACAATTACATGGGCATGACCTTCGACCCCGACGTGCTTGACGCCGGGCGCGATGCGCTGACCGAGTTTGGAGCCGGTACCACCGGCAGCCGCGTCCTCAATGGCACATATCAGGGCCACAAGGAGTGCGAGGACGCGCTCAAGGAATTTTACGCGATGGACCACGCGATGGTCTTTTCAACCGGCTATCAGGCCAATCTCGGGATCATCTCGACCCTGGCTGGCAAGGGTGATTACATCGTCCTCGACATCGACAGCCATGCCTCGATTTACGATGGCTGTGCGATGGGCAACGCGGAAGTCGTGCCGTTCCGTCACAATGACATCGAAGCGATGGAAAAGCGCCTGAAGCGCATTCCTGAGGGCGCCGGCATTCTCGTCGTGCTCGAAGGCGTTTATTCCATGCTCGGAGACGTCGCTCCGCTTAAGGAAATGGTCGCGATCGCCAAGAAGCACGGCGCGATGGTGCTGGTCGATGAGGCGCATTCGATGGGCTTCATCGGTGAGAACGGTCGCGGCGTCTGCGAGGAGCAGGGCGTCATCGACGATGTCGATTTCATCATCGGGACCTTCTCGAAAAGCGTCGGAACAGTCGGCGGGTTCTGCGTCTCCAATCATCCCAAGTTCGACATTCTACGGCTTGTCTGCCGCCCCTATGTCTTCACGGCCAGCCTCCCGCCGAGCGTGGTGGCGACCGCTGCGACATCGATCCGCAAGCTGATGCATGGCGCCAACAAGCGCGCTCATTTGTGGGAGAACTCAAAGCGCCTGCACGGGGGACTGACCGCGCTCGGTTTCGAGATCGGGACCAAAGAGCCACAAAGCGCGATTGTCGCGGTCATCATGCCCGACCTCGAGCGTGGCGCGGCCATGTGGGAGGCGCTCCTCAAGGAAGGCCTCTACGTCAATCTCGCCCGCCCGCCAGCAACGCCGGCCAACATGACGCTTCTGCGCTGTTCGCTGTGCGCAGAACATTCGTCTGAGGAGGTCGAAACGATCCTCTCAATGTTCGAGCGCGCGGGGAAGGCCGTGGGGATTATCTGACGATCCGCTGAAGGCTTGTCTGTTCTTACGCTTCCGTCTGGGCAGCCGAGGAGGAAACTGCGCACGGATCCTCCTCCTCGCCATTTCCACCAAGCTGCGTGATCGCGATAAAGCCGCCGACCACGAGCAGCACGAACACTGTGGTTACGGTGCCCAGATATTCGTCGATGATCCGTTTGATGGGTCGTCCGAAGATCTGGAAGAGCACCCCTACTGTTACGAAAATGAGCGCTCGCCCTGCAAGGCTCGCCAACAGAAACGGCAACAGGTCCATGCTCAGGAACCCGGCGGTGATCGTGAGCAGCTTGAACGGAACCGGCGTTGCCGCCGCGATCGTCACTGCATAGGCGCCGTATTCGTCGAAGGTGCACTTGGCTGCCGGCAGGCTGTCGATGAGGCCGATCATCGTCAGCAGCGGGACACCGACCGAGTCATACAAAAGATAGCCAATCGCGTAGCCGAACAGACCGCCCGCAACCGATGCCAGTGTCGCGATGATCGAGAAGCGCAGAGCCTTTTTGGGCTCGGCAAGACACATCAAGCCGAGCAAGGGATGCGGTGGGATCGGGAAAAAGCTTGCTTCGATGAAGCAGAAGAAGGCCAGCCACCAAACCGCATGCGGATGCGCTGCCTTGTCCATCGTCCAGTTATAAAGAGCGCGCAGCCAAGCCACTAAAGCAAGTCCCCATCTGATTGATGGCGCGGGCGTTAAGGCACAGATCACCACCGTGCAACTCAAATTGATCTAACCTATTTGGTTATTTCTCTTGACATCGTCACGCTCTTTGGTTAGATAGGTGCAGGATCAAAAATCTGTGATTCGCTTCCGGGCCAACCGGGACGCGCAGCTGGCGGCTCTTTCACTGGAAAGGGTCGCTTTTTCTTTTCCGGTAATTCGAAAGGCTGATCATGGCTTCGATCCGCAAACGCACCAAGATCAAATCTTCACTCAAACAGGGAGAGAAGTCTGGCCTCAACCGCCATTGGAGAGGGCTGTTTCTCGACTATCTTGCAGAAAGCTCGAATGTCAGCCTCTCGGCCAGAAATGCCGGGATCAGCACGAGCCGGG includes these proteins:
- a CDS encoding DUF3572 family protein, encoding MDRGPAQGAQRSATLALAAIGWLMQDTDRAERYLALTGLDPDSLRAGLGDNQVLSSALDFLANHEPDLVRAAEALAVTPEELIAARRELAA
- a CDS encoding HAD family hydrolase, with product MSRPLVISDCDEVILHMVAHFKDWLEETQGVDFDLSGGNFGEALRWQENGKLLEPSEVWRKLGGFFDTEMDRQLPIAGAIDALNELTEHADVVVLTNLVDFRRDMRAEQLAAHGLHAKVYTNQGPKGPALQKIIEEYAPGRALFIDDLAQHHLSVKETAPDVRRLHFCGEPMIADGIDCAHKAGHADARIDVWSDALPWLKAQLEN
- a CDS encoding RidA family protein, giving the protein MSIETRLAELGIELPAAAAPVASYVPLVEQGGLVHISGQLPFVDGKVVTGRLGEDVDLEGGMDAARACGLMILAQLKAAGLLEKVERVVKLGAFVNSTGDFTDQPKVANGASDLMFEVFGEKGRHARAAVGVPVLPLGAAVEVDAVIAITQ
- a CDS encoding acyl carrier protein; translation: MTEAEVDERIRALIEPFNKKGVTITSDTTFANDLEFDSLTVMDFVAEIEDEFDIIISMNQQAEIETYGQLVAAVHKLQDS
- a CDS encoding Pycsar system effector family protein yields the protein MAQVGPDIGTDKGTVKAAPSDAAREKRDFSAHAIHLLRTSQINTLTLSQMADQKASILIGATFVVFSLAVTRLIGTEISWSTVSLAVTAFLSSLSAVFAVIPSLSKPPKDTNLLNPLFFGHFAAMGTDEWSDEILDRLESDEDLFRTMLKDIHQNGQILYRRKYRFLTWAYRIFLFGLAVTMLIYFGESLTAS
- a CDS encoding response regulator; this translates as MTKRVMVVEDNDLNRRLFCDVLKANGFEVEPVAEGEKVLETARSVRPDLIIMDIQLPGISGIDLIAQAKQDSGLSQIPVLAVTAFAAKGDEERIRAAGAASYLAKPVSIMPFMNAVKALLTAETHEAVSDSPK
- a CDS encoding aminotransferase class I/II-fold pyridoxal phosphate-dependent enzyme → MTDSATQTRTPGADLFAKFDPIIQTRETLLASGVEDPFNLVMEKVLSPTRAICNGRDTILLGTYNYMGMTFDPDVLDAGRDALTEFGAGTTGSRVLNGTYQGHKECEDALKEFYAMDHAMVFSTGYQANLGIISTLAGKGDYIVLDIDSHASIYDGCAMGNAEVVPFRHNDIEAMEKRLKRIPEGAGILVVLEGVYSMLGDVAPLKEMVAIAKKHGAMVLVDEAHSMGFIGENGRGVCEEQGVIDDVDFIIGTFSKSVGTVGGFCVSNHPKFDILRLVCRPYVFTASLPPSVVATAATSIRKLMHGANKRAHLWENSKRLHGGLTALGFEIGTKEPQSAIVAVIMPDLERGAAMWEALLKEGLYVNLARPPATPANMTLLRCSLCAEHSSEEVETILSMFERAGKAVGII
- a CDS encoding YqaA family protein: MDKAAHPHAVWWLAFFCFIEASFFPIPPHPLLGLMCLAEPKKALRFSIIATLASVAGGLFGYAIGYLLYDSVGVPLLTMIGLIDSLPAAKCTFDEYGAYAVTIAAATPVPFKLLTITAGFLSMDLLPFLLASLAGRALIFVTVGVLFQIFGRPIKRIIDEYLGTVTTVFVLLVVGGFIAITQLGGNGEEEDPCAVSSSAAQTEA